From a region of the bacterium genome:
- the yajC gene encoding preprotein translocase subunit YajC has product MLTHLVYALSGGGGGGGEGGDGGGGILGLILPFVIVIAIFYFLIIMPQRKKEKQKQAMLSAVSKGDRVVTIGGLKGTVVGVDDKEDSVTIRVSGDVKLEFLKSSIAQVISKDRSAE; this is encoded by the coding sequence TTGTTAACACATCTGGTTTACGCGCTTTCGGGAGGCGGGGGCGGCGGAGGAGAGGGTGGCGACGGCGGCGGGGGAATCCTCGGCCTGATCCTCCCCTTCGTAATCGTCATCGCCATCTTCTACTTCCTCATAATCATGCCCCAGCGCAAGAAGGAGAAACAGAAGCAGGCCATGCTCAGCGCCGTCTCCAAGGGCGACCGCGTGGTGACCATCGGCGGCTTGAAGGGCACCGTAGTCGGGGTGGACGACAAGGAGGACTCGGTGACCATCCGCGTCTCGGGCGACGTGAAGCTCGAGTTCTTGAAGAGCTCCATCGCCCAGGTGATTTCCAAGGACCGATCGGCCGAGTAG
- the buk gene encoding butyrate kinase: MAEKILVINPGATSTKIAVYDGQKMSFIEVVRHQDNQLSSFTSILDQLAYRKNLILEVLGKIGLSSKDLDATVGRGGAFKPLVSGTYKVNKAMVSDVVSGNVAAEHASNLGCLLAYEIAKPHGLPAFIVDPVSVDEFDDVARLSGLPELERKSLSHALNLKAVARRAAEKLKKPYDKLNLVIAHLGTGISVSAHRRGKMIDVNNANDGGPFSPQRAGSLPTTGLIKLCFSGKYSAAELKNRAVGQGGLMAYLGTDDMRELETRVEAGDKEARRVFDAMAYQVAKECGAMAAALGGKPDAVVVTGGGAKNKLFMDLLLPRIKWLGEVLNYPGEDEMGALACGALRVLRGEEKAKVYK; this comes from the coding sequence ATGGCTGAAAAGATACTTGTGATCAACCCCGGCGCCACCTCGACCAAGATCGCCGTGTACGACGGCCAGAAGATGAGCTTCATCGAGGTGGTGCGCCATCAAGACAACCAGCTTTCGTCTTTTACGAGCATCCTGGACCAGCTCGCTTACCGCAAGAACCTCATCCTCGAGGTTCTTGGCAAAATAGGCCTCTCCTCGAAGGATCTCGACGCGACGGTGGGGCGGGGCGGGGCCTTCAAGCCCCTCGTCTCCGGCACGTACAAGGTCAACAAGGCGATGGTGTCCGACGTCGTTTCGGGCAACGTGGCCGCCGAGCACGCCAGCAACCTGGGCTGCCTATTGGCTTACGAGATAGCCAAGCCCCACGGTCTGCCCGCCTTCATCGTGGACCCCGTGAGCGTGGACGAGTTCGACGACGTGGCGCGCCTGAGCGGGCTGCCCGAACTGGAGCGCAAGTCCCTCTCCCACGCCCTCAATCTCAAGGCCGTCGCCCGCCGGGCGGCCGAGAAGCTGAAGAAGCCCTACGACAAGCTGAACCTCGTCATCGCCCACCTGGGGACCGGCATCAGCGTCTCCGCCCACCGCCGCGGGAAAATGATCGACGTGAACAACGCCAACGACGGCGGTCCATTCTCTCCCCAGCGCGCGGGCAGCCTGCCCACCACCGGGCTGATCAAGCTCTGCTTCTCGGGCAAATACTCCGCCGCCGAGCTCAAGAACCGGGCCGTGGGACAGGGCGGTCTCATGGCCTACCTGGGCACCGACGACATGCGCGAGTTAGAAACCCGGGTGGAGGCGGGCGACAAGGAAGCCCGGAGGGTGTTCGACGCCATGGCGTACCAGGTGGCCAAGGAGTGCGGCGCCATGGCCGCCGCCCTGGGGGGCAAACCGGACGCCGTGGTCGTCACCGGCGGCGGCGCCAAGAACAAGCTCTTCATGGACCTCCTCCTGCCCCGGATAAAGTGGCTGGGCGAGGTTCTGAATTACCCGGGAGAGGACG